CGACCTCGCGGCGTACCGGCGGGCCATGGGGATCAACCTCGACGGCGTCGTGTTCGGCGCGCACGCCGCGCTGCCCGCGCTCCGCGCCCGGGGCGGCGGCGACATCGTGGCCACGGCGAGCATGGCCGCGCTCACCGCGACGCCGTTCGACCCGGTCTACGGCGCCAACAAGGCGGCCGTGGTCGGACTGGTCCGCGCCCTCGGCCCCGCGTTCGCCGAGGAGGGCATCCGCGTGAACGCGCTGTGCCCCTCTTTCGCCGACACCGACATCCTCACCCCGTTGAAGGGGCACCTCCAGGAGACCGGCTTCCCGATCCTGGAGGTGGGGGACGTGGTCGAGGCGTTCATGCGGATCCTGGACGCCGACGGCGCCGGCGAGGCCTGGTACGTGGTGCCGGGGCGCCCGTCCGAGCCGTTCCGCTTCCGCGGCGTCCCCGGGCCCCGCTGAGCATCCGAGAGCTTCTGAGGAGAGTCATGCGCGCGATACAGATCACCGAGTTCGGCGGTCCCGAGGTCCTGACCGTCGCCGACCTTCCCGATCCGGCCGCCGGGCCGGGGCACCTGCTCATCGACGTCTCGCGGGCCGGCGTCAACTACGCCGACACCCACCAGGCCGAGAACAGCTACCTCTCGGAGTCGACGCTGCCGATGGTGCCGGGCGGCGAGGTCGTGGGCACCACGCCCGACGGCCGCCGCGTCGTCGCGCTCGTCGGCACCGGCGGCTACGCGGAGAAGGCCGTCGCGCCCGAGGCGCTGGCCTGGGACGTTCCGGACGCGATCGACGACCTCACCGCCCTCGGCATGATCGTCCAGGGGGCGTCGGCGTGGGTGCTGCTGCGCCGCAGCGTCCATCTGGAGCCCGGCGAGTCCGTCGTCGTGCACGCCTCCGCGGGCGGCGTCGGGACGATCGCCGTGCAGCTCGCCAAGGCCTGGGGCGCCGGCCGGGTCATCGCCACGGCCTCCTCCGAGCGCAAGCGCCAGCTCGCCCTCGACCTCGGGGCCGACGTCGCGATCGACGCGGGCGTGCCCGACCTCACCCGGGCACTGATCGACGCCAACGAGGGCAGGCGCGTCGACACCGTCCTGGAGATGACCGGCGGGACGGTGACCGACCAGAGCCTGCGCGCCCTGGCCCCGTTCGGCCGCCTCGCCTTCTACGGCATGGCGTCGCGCAAGGAGCCCTCGCCCGTCCGGCCCGCCACGCTCATGTCGCACTCCACCACGATCTCCGGCATGTGGCTGGCGCACGTCTTCCAGCTCCCCGGCAACGTGATGCGCCGGGCGCTGGACGAGCTGTTCGCCCTCGCCGCGGACGGCGGGATCCGCGTCGTCGCGGGCGGCGAGTACGGGCTGACCGAGGTGCGGCGGGCCCACGAGGACCTGCGCGCCCGCCGCACCACCGGCAAGCTCGTCCTCGACCCGTCGCGCTGAGCGGCGGCCGCCGCTAGCCGACGAGCCCGTTCTCGTAGGCGTAGACGACGGCCTGGGTGCGGTCGCGCAGCCCGAGTTTGGTCAGCACGTGCCCGACGTGCGTCTTCACCGTCTGCTCGGCCAGCACCAGCTCGGCGGCGATCTCGGCGTTGGACAGGCCGCGCGCCATGAGCCGCAGCACGTCCAGCTCGCGCGGCGTCAGGCCCGCGGTCGCCTTCGGGCTCGGCCGCTGGTGGCGGCGCCGGCGCGCGAAGTCGCCGATCAGCCGGCGGGTGATGGACGGGGCGAGCAGCGCGTCGCCCGCCGCCACCACCCGCACGCCGTTCACCAGGTCGGCCGCCGAGGCGTCCTTCAGCAGGAAGCCGCTGGCACCCGCGCCGAGCGCCTCGTAGACGTACTCGTCGAGGTCGAAGGTGGTCAGCATGAGCACCTTCGGCCTCGCGCCGGCCGGGTCCGCGTCCGGGTCGGGGGAGCCGGCCAGCTCGGCGGTGGCGGCCAGGCCGTCCATCTCCGGCATCCGGATGTCCATGACGACCACGTCCGGGTCAAGCCGGCGGGCCATCTCCACCGCCTCGCGGCCGTTGCCCGCCTGCCCGATCACCTCGATCCCCGGATCGGAGGACAGCAGCGCCGCGAGCCCGTCGCGGATCATCACCTGGTCATCGGCGATCAGCACCCGAATCGTCACGGCACAACCCTACGGGCCGGGCGATCCGCCCGCGCCGGGCTAGTCCGCGTCGCCATAGGGGAGCTCGGCGACGACCGACCAGCCGGCGTCCTCGCGCGGACCGGCGTCGAGGCTGCCGCCGAGCATCGTGGCGCGCTCGCGCATGCCGACCAGCCCGTGGCCGCCGCCGTGCGACTCCTCCGGGGTGCTGCGGGCGCCGTCGTCGGTGACCGACACCGTCAGGGTGTCGGCGCCGTACCGCACCTCGACGTGCACCCGGGAGCCCGGCGCGTACCGGGAGGCGTTGCTCAGCGACTCCTGCACGATCCGGTACGCCGACAGGTCGACCCCGGCGTGCAGGGGGCGCGGCATCCCGACGACGGCGCTCGCGACCGACAGCCCGGAGCGGCGGGCCGCGCCGACCAGGTCGTCCAGCCGTTCCAGGCCGGGCTGCGGAGCGCGCTCGGCGCCCTCGTCGTCGGAGCGCAGCAGCCCGACGACCCGGCGCGTCTCGGTGAGGGCCTCGCGGGCCGCGTCCCGGACGACCTCGAACGTCTGCCGCGCCGCGTCCGGCAGCTCGGGGATCTTGTAGGGGGCGGCCTCCGCCTGCATCGCGATCACCGACATGTGGTGGGCGACGACGTCATGCAGCTCGCGGGCGATGCGGGCCCGCTCCTCCAGCACCGCCTGCCGGGCGAGGTCGCGCCGGTGCTGCTCCTCGCGCCACCGCAGCTCCTCCACGGCCGAGTGGCGCCCGCCGACCGCGTCGCCGAAGGTCAGCGTGACCGCCGCGATGGCGGCGAGGATCATGCCGAACCAGCCGGGCATCCCGAACAGCACGGCGGACGCCAGCACGCCCGCGATGGTCACCGCGCCGACGCCGACGGTGGTCTGCCGGGCGGCGCCGACGCCGACGAAGAACAGGATGACGATCAGGGCGAGGATCGCCGTCACCGGCCACGGCATGAAGCCCTCGCCGTGCCGGACGAAGACCGTCAGCAGCAGCCCGGCCGCCGCGACCCGCCAGGCGGCCAGGGGCCAGCGGGCCGCGAACAGCAGCGGCATCGCCTGCAGCGCGCCGAGGGGCCAGGCCAGCTGGGCGTTGACCCGGTACTGCGTGATGGAGATGGCGATGGTCCCGGCGGTGAAGCCGACGGCCATCAGCGTCAGGACGAGCAGGATCGGGATGCGCAGCGCGGGGTGGCCGGGCAGCAGCGTGACGGCCGGCTCGTCGTGGCCGGGCACGAGGGCGGCGCGGACGCCGGCGGCCAGCCGGGTGCGGCCCGCGGTCGCGGGGCGGTCTGGATCGTTCATTTGGCTGCGAGCCTAGAACGCCCGGCCCCCCGGCGGCCTGACCCCGGGGAGGGAGATCCGATCCAGCCCCTGGGTATCAGCCCTGGGCAGCGCCTTCCGCGGACGGGGAGGGGCAGTAAACAGCTATTTCCGATTGACTTTATAGGGAATCTGGGCCACGCTGGTCCCCGTGCCGATCACCGGACTCCGCCACGAGCGCCTGCACGTCGACCTGCGCCGCCAGGCCAGCGCGCTGTGTCGCCGCCCGTCCCGCCGAACGCGACGAGGAATGGCAGCACACCGCTAGGAGAGCGACCGCATGACCGCCACCACGACCGGCCTCACCGTCCCCGCGCCCGAAGGCGCACCCTTCACGCCCCGAAGCCTCGCCGAGCGGGCGCGGGGCCTCGCCGCCGACCCGGGGGAGTGGCTGCTCCGGGTCCGGCTCGACCCGCGAGGACGCTGGTACGAGCGCGTCCACCAGGACGCCGACCACGAGATATGGCTGATCAGCTGGCTGCCCGGACAGTCGACCGGCTTCCACGACCACGGCCGCTCCGCGGGCGCGTTCGCGGTCGCCCTCGGGACCCTGGAGGAGCAGCGCGTCAACGCCGCGCGCCGGATCGGGACCGCCCGCGGCGTCGGCGCCGGGCAGGCCCACTCCTTCGGGCCGGGCTACGTCCACGACGTGCGCAACACCTCGGACGCGCCCGCCGTGAGCGTCCACGTCTACTCGCCCCCGCTCAGCGCGATGCGCCGGTACGACGTGGACGCGGGCGGCGCCCTGGTCCGGCTCGCCGACGAGTCCGCCGCCGACTGGTGAGGCCCGCCCGCCCCGGTCCGCCGATCTTGCGGTGATCGCCGGGGCGGCGGAGACTGCGGGAATGACCGACCTGAGCCATCCGATCTTCGCCCGCCTCTATCCGCGGCTGGACGCCGGCTGCGCCAAGGCGGGCGGTGACGCGTGCCGCGCGGAGCTGCTGGCCGGGGCGTCCGGCCGCGTGGTGGAGGTGGGCGCCGGATACGGCGCCAACTTCCCGCACTACCCGCCCGAGGTCACCGAGGTCGTCGCCGTCGAACCCGAGCCGCGGCTGCGCGCGAAGGCCGCCCACGCCGCGCGCAGCGCGCCGGTCCCGGTCACGGTGCGCCCCGGGCTCGCCGAGGACCTCGACCTCGACGACGCGTCGTTCGACGTGGCGGTGGCGTCGCTCGTGCTGTGCTCGGTCCGGGACCCCATCCGGGCGCTGGCCGAGCTGCGGCGCGTCCTCAAGCCGGGCGGCGAACTGCGCTACTACGAGCACGTGCGGGGCGACACCCCCGGCAAGGTGCGGTTCCAGCGCTACGCCGACCTGCTCTGGCCGTTCTTCGCCGCCGGCTGCCACGTCACCCGCCCGACGGGCGAGTGGATCGCCGGCAGCGGGTTCACCGTGCGCGGCGAGCGGCGGTTCGAGTTCCCCGAGCCGAGCCGGGCCAACCCGGCCTCGCCGCACGTGCTGGGAACCGCCGTGCGCGACTGACCGGACGCGCCCGCATAAGGTCCGGCTCCCGGGGAAGATCGGGGTCCATGACGGCAGCGGGCAGCGGACCGAGGCAGGCGGACGAGCACCGCGACGAGGGGACGTCGCACTCCGCGGCGGTGGCGGCGCTGCTGGCGGGAGCGGCCGCCCTCGGCGGGTTCCTGTTCGGCTACGACTCCTCGGTGATCAACGGGACGGTCGACGCGCTCAAGCGGGAGTTCGGCCTCGGCGGCTTCGCGGTCGGCTTCGTGGTCTCCTCCGCGCTGCTCGGCTGCGCGGCCGGGGCCTGGTTCGCGGGGCCGCTCAGCGACCGGATCGGCCGGGTGCGGGTGATGCTCATCGCCGCCGGGCTGTTCCTGGTCAGCTCGCTCGGCTCCGCGCTGGCCTTCAGCGCGGTGGACCTCACCGTCTGGCGGCTGGTCGGCGGCCTCGCCATCGGCGCCGCGTCGGTGATCGCGCCCGCCTACATCGCCGAGATCGCCCCGGCCGAGCTGCGCGGCCGGCTCGGATCGCTGCAGCAGATGGCGATCGTGCTCGGCATCTTCGCCGCCCTCGTGGTCGACTACGTCATCGCGCGGGTGTCCGACGGCGGCGCCACCGGAACGTTCCCCTGGGGCGGCGGCGCGTGGCGGTGGATGTTCGCCAGCGCCGTCGTCCCGGCCGTGATGTACGGCGTGATCGCCACCACGATCCCCGAGTCGCCCCGCTACCTGGTCAAGAAGCACGAGACGGCCCGCGCGCGGCAGGTGCTGCGGCGCGTGATGGGCCGCGGCGACGTGGACGTGAAGATCACCGAGATCACGCGGTCCATCGCCTCGGACCGGCCCGTCCGGCTCGGGGACCTGCGCGGCGGCAGGCTCGGCCTGATGCCGATCGTGTGGGCCGGGATCCTGCTGTCGGTGTTCCAGCAGTTCGTCGGCATCAACGTGATCTTCTACTACTCCTCCTCGCTGTGGCAGGCCGTCGGGTTCTCCGAGAACGACGCGATGCTCACCTCGGTGATCAACTCGATCGTCAACGTCGCGTTCACGCTGGTCGCGATCGCGCTCGTCGACCGGATCGGGCGGCGCCCGCTGCTGCTGGCCGGAGCCGCCGGCATGGCGGTCTCCCTCGGCACCCTCACGGTCTGCTTCGCGACCGCCCCCGTGGTGGACGGAGCACCGAACCTCGGCGGCGTCGCCGGCCCCGTGGCGCTCGTCGCGGCGAACGTGTTCGTCGCCTCCTTCGCCGCCACGTGGGGGCCCGTCGTGTGGGTGATGCTCGGCGAGATGTTCAACAACTTCATCCGGGCGTCCGCGCTGGCCGTCGCCGCCGCCGCCCAGTGGCTCGCCAACTGGGTGGTCACCACGACGTTCCCCGGCATCTCCGGCTTCTCCCTGGGACTGGCCTACGGCCTCTACACGCTGTTCTCGA
The sequence above is a segment of the Actinomadura coerulea genome. Coding sequences within it:
- a CDS encoding sensor histidine kinase → MNDPDRPATAGRTRLAAGVRAALVPGHDEPAVTLLPGHPALRIPILLVLTLMAVGFTAGTIAISITQYRVNAQLAWPLGALQAMPLLFAARWPLAAWRVAAAGLLLTVFVRHGEGFMPWPVTAILALIVILFFVGVGAARQTTVGVGAVTIAGVLASAVLFGMPGWFGMILAAIAAVTLTFGDAVGGRHSAVEELRWREEQHRRDLARQAVLEERARIARELHDVVAHHMSVIAMQAEAAPYKIPELPDAARQTFEVVRDAAREALTETRRVVGLLRSDDEGAERAPQPGLERLDDLVGAARRSGLSVASAVVGMPRPLHAGVDLSAYRIVQESLSNASRYAPGSRVHVEVRYGADTLTVSVTDDGARSTPEESHGGGHGLVGMRERATMLGGSLDAGPREDAGWSVVAELPYGDAD
- a CDS encoding sugar porter family MFS transporter; translated protein: MTAAGSGPRQADEHRDEGTSHSAAVAALLAGAAALGGFLFGYDSSVINGTVDALKREFGLGGFAVGFVVSSALLGCAAGAWFAGPLSDRIGRVRVMLIAAGLFLVSSLGSALAFSAVDLTVWRLVGGLAIGAASVIAPAYIAEIAPAELRGRLGSLQQMAIVLGIFAALVVDYVIARVSDGGATGTFPWGGGAWRWMFASAVVPAVMYGVIATTIPESPRYLVKKHETARARQVLRRVMGRGDVDVKITEITRSIASDRPVRLGDLRGGRLGLMPIVWAGILLSVFQQFVGINVIFYYSSSLWQAVGFSENDAMLTSVINSIVNVAFTLVAIALVDRIGRRPLLLAGAAGMAVSLGTLTVCFATAPVVDGAPNLGGVAGPVALVAANVFVASFAATWGPVVWVMLGEMFNNFIRASALAVAAAAQWLANWVVTTTFPGISGFSLGLAYGLYTLFSILAFLFVLRAVPETKGRELEDMDDLTAPRAARAKGRAARPPIG
- a CDS encoding response regulator, which translates into the protein MTIRVLIADDQVMIRDGLAALLSSDPGIEVIGQAGNGREAVEMARRLDPDVVVMDIRMPEMDGLAATAELAGSPDPDADPAGARPKVLMLTTFDLDEYVYEALGAGASGFLLKDASAADLVNGVRVVAAGDALLAPSITRRLIGDFARRRRHQRPSPKATAGLTPRELDVLRLMARGLSNAEIAAELVLAEQTVKTHVGHVLTKLGLRDRTQAVVYAYENGLVG
- a CDS encoding cysteine dioxygenase, translating into MTATTTGLTVPAPEGAPFTPRSLAERARGLAADPGEWLLRVRLDPRGRWYERVHQDADHEIWLISWLPGQSTGFHDHGRSAGAFAVALGTLEEQRVNAARRIGTARGVGAGQAHSFGPGYVHDVRNTSDAPAVSVHVYSPPLSAMRRYDVDAGGALVRLADESAADW
- a CDS encoding class I SAM-dependent methyltransferase, encoding MTDLSHPIFARLYPRLDAGCAKAGGDACRAELLAGASGRVVEVGAGYGANFPHYPPEVTEVVAVEPEPRLRAKAAHAARSAPVPVTVRPGLAEDLDLDDASFDVAVASLVLCSVRDPIRALAELRRVLKPGGELRYYEHVRGDTPGKVRFQRYADLLWPFFAAGCHVTRPTGEWIAGSGFTVRGERRFEFPEPSRANPASPHVLGTAVRD
- a CDS encoding SDR family oxidoreductase, yielding MAPFDGTGKVALITGGSNGIGAAVARRLAREGARVVLADVDAAAGDALAKELDGAFVRCDVRDPADSEAAVAAAVDRFGGLDVAFLNAGVAGGGGVGDDFDLAAYRRAMGINLDGVVFGAHAALPALRARGGGDIVATASMAALTATPFDPVYGANKAAVVGLVRALGPAFAEEGIRVNALCPSFADTDILTPLKGHLQETGFPILEVGDVVEAFMRILDADGAGEAWYVVPGRPSEPFRFRGVPGPR
- a CDS encoding quinone oxidoreductase family protein, with protein sequence MRAIQITEFGGPEVLTVADLPDPAAGPGHLLIDVSRAGVNYADTHQAENSYLSESTLPMVPGGEVVGTTPDGRRVVALVGTGGYAEKAVAPEALAWDVPDAIDDLTALGMIVQGASAWVLLRRSVHLEPGESVVVHASAGGVGTIAVQLAKAWGAGRVIATASSERKRQLALDLGADVAIDAGVPDLTRALIDANEGRRVDTVLEMTGGTVTDQSLRALAPFGRLAFYGMASRKEPSPVRPATLMSHSTTISGMWLAHVFQLPGNVMRRALDELFALAADGGIRVVAGGEYGLTEVRRAHEDLRARRTTGKLVLDPSR
- a CDS encoding putative leader peptide: MPITGLRHERLHVDLRRQASALCRRPSRRTRRGMAAHR